A window from Variovorax sp. PBL-E5 encodes these proteins:
- the meaB gene encoding methylmalonyl Co-A mutase-associated GTPase MeaB — translation MPVVRTPVTVEALAAEGAPQRRAIAKAITLLESTRADHRAQADELLTALLPHTGQSFRLGISGVPGVGKSTFIETLGLYLIGRGHRVAVLTVDPSSTVSGGSILGDKTRMEKLSVHERAYIRPSPSSGTLGGVAEKTREAMLVCEAAGYDIVIVETVGVGQSETAVSGMTDMFVLLQLPNAGDDLQAIKKGVMELADLVVINKADLDKDAATRAQAQITSALRLFGHHGNPAHAQAMQAAHAAPGTPEAEVRFWQPRVIQLSALAGTGIDAFWDAVTQFRTMQAANGKLASRREKQALAWMWERIDAGLKHAFRHHPQVRELLPQAIAQVAAGTLPASTAARNLLAAQAGTTTTP, via the coding sequence ATGCCGGTGGTTCGAACCCCGGTCACCGTCGAAGCGCTGGCGGCGGAAGGTGCGCCGCAGCGCCGCGCGATCGCCAAGGCGATCACGCTGCTCGAATCGACGCGCGCCGACCATCGCGCGCAAGCCGATGAGCTGCTCACCGCGCTGCTGCCGCACACGGGCCAGTCGTTCCGGCTCGGTATCTCGGGCGTGCCCGGCGTCGGCAAGTCGACCTTCATCGAGACGCTGGGGCTGTACCTGATCGGGCGCGGCCATCGCGTCGCGGTGCTCACGGTCGACCCTTCGTCCACCGTCTCCGGCGGCTCGATCCTCGGCGACAAGACGCGCATGGAAAAGCTCTCGGTGCACGAGCGCGCCTACATCCGGCCGAGCCCTTCGTCGGGCACGCTGGGCGGCGTGGCCGAGAAGACGCGCGAGGCGATGCTGGTGTGCGAAGCCGCGGGCTACGATATCGTGATCGTCGAGACGGTGGGCGTCGGCCAGAGCGAAACCGCGGTCTCCGGCATGACCGACATGTTCGTGCTGCTGCAACTGCCCAATGCCGGCGACGACCTGCAGGCGATCAAGAAGGGCGTGATGGAGCTGGCCGACCTGGTCGTCATCAACAAGGCCGACCTCGACAAGGACGCAGCCACCCGCGCCCAGGCCCAGATCACCTCGGCGCTGCGCCTCTTCGGCCACCATGGCAATCCCGCGCACGCACAGGCGATGCAGGCCGCTCACGCCGCACCGGGCACGCCCGAGGCCGAAGTGCGCTTCTGGCAACCGAGGGTGATCCAGCTCAGCGCGCTGGCCGGCACCGGCATCGATGCCTTCTGGGACGCAGTCACGCAGTTCAGGACGATGCAGGCGGCCAACGGCAAGCTCGCGAGCCGCCGCGAAAAACAAGCGCTCGCGTGGATGTGGGAGCGCATCGACGCCGGGCTCAAGCATGCCTTTCGCCATCATCCGCAGGTGCGCGAGCTTCTGCCACAGGCCATCGCCCAGGTTGCGGCGGGCACCTTGCCCGCATCGACCGCGGCACGAAATCTTCTCGCCGCCCAGGCGGGAACAACGACAACACCTTGA
- a CDS encoding acyl-CoA carboxylase subunit beta produces the protein MKEILEQLENRRAQARLGGGQKRIDAQHAKGKLTARERIELLLDDNTFEEWDMFVEHRSSDFGMDDNKIPGDGVVTGYGMINGRLVFIFSQDFTVFGGALSEAHAEKICKVMDQAMKVGAPVIGLNDSGGARIQEGVASLGGYAEVFQRNVMASGVVPQISMIMGPCAGGAVYSPAMTDFIFMVKDSSYMFVTGPEVVKTVTHEDVTAEELGGASTHTTKSGVADMAFENDVEALMMLRRLYNYLPLNNREKPPVRPSGDPAERADASLDTLVPENPNKPYDMKELIAKVVDDGDFFELQPDYAKNIVIGFARMEGQSIGIVANQPLVLAGCLDIKSSIKAARFVRFCDAFNIPVVTFVDVPGFMPGTSQEYGGIIKHGAKLLYAYAECTVPKITVITRKAYGGAYDVMASKHLRGDVNLAWPRAEIAVMGAKGAVEIIFREDKNDPEKLAAREAEYKARFANPYVAGTRGYIDDVILPSETRKRICRSLVMLREKKLDNPWRKHGNIPL, from the coding sequence ATGAAAGAAATCCTCGAACAACTCGAAAACCGGCGCGCGCAGGCGCGGCTCGGCGGTGGGCAGAAGCGCATCGACGCCCAGCATGCCAAGGGCAAGCTGACGGCGCGCGAGCGCATCGAACTGCTGCTCGACGACAACACCTTCGAAGAGTGGGACATGTTCGTCGAGCACCGCTCCAGCGACTTCGGCATGGACGACAACAAGATCCCCGGCGATGGCGTGGTCACCGGCTACGGCATGATCAACGGCCGCCTGGTGTTCATCTTCAGTCAGGACTTCACCGTCTTCGGTGGCGCGCTCAGCGAAGCGCATGCCGAGAAGATCTGCAAGGTGATGGACCAGGCGATGAAAGTCGGCGCGCCCGTCATCGGCCTCAACGATTCGGGCGGCGCGCGCATCCAGGAAGGCGTGGCCTCGCTCGGCGGCTATGCCGAGGTGTTCCAGCGCAACGTGATGGCCTCGGGCGTGGTGCCGCAGATCAGCATGATCATGGGCCCTTGCGCGGGCGGCGCCGTGTATTCGCCGGCCATGACCGACTTCATCTTCATGGTCAAGGACAGCTCCTACATGTTCGTCACCGGCCCCGAGGTGGTGAAGACCGTGACGCACGAGGACGTGACGGCCGAGGAACTGGGCGGCGCGTCCACCCACACAACCAAGAGCGGCGTGGCCGACATGGCCTTCGAGAACGACGTCGAGGCGCTGATGATGCTGCGCCGGCTCTACAACTATCTGCCGCTCAACAACCGAGAGAAGCCGCCGGTGCGCCCGAGCGGCGATCCGGCCGAGCGTGCCGACGCATCGCTGGACACGCTGGTGCCCGAGAACCCGAACAAGCCCTACGACATGAAGGAGCTGATCGCCAAGGTGGTCGACGACGGCGACTTCTTCGAGCTGCAGCCCGACTACGCGAAGAACATCGTGATCGGCTTCGCGCGCATGGAAGGCCAGAGCATCGGCATCGTCGCCAACCAGCCGCTGGTGCTGGCCGGCTGCCTGGACATCAAGTCGTCGATCAAGGCGGCGCGCTTCGTGCGCTTCTGCGATGCGTTCAACATCCCGGTCGTGACCTTCGTCGACGTGCCCGGCTTCATGCCCGGCACCAGCCAGGAGTACGGCGGCATCATCAAGCACGGCGCCAAGCTGCTCTATGCCTACGCCGAGTGCACGGTGCCGAAGATCACCGTCATCACGCGCAAGGCCTACGGCGGCGCCTACGACGTGATGGCGTCCAAGCACCTGCGCGGTGACGTCAACCTGGCCTGGCCGCGCGCCGAGATTGCGGTGATGGGCGCCAAGGGCGCGGTCGAGATCATCTTCCGCGAGGACAAGAACGACCCCGAGAAGCTCGCCGCGCGCGAGGCCGAATACAAGGCGCGCTTCGCCAATCCCTACGTGGCCGGCACGCGCGGCTACATCGATGACGTGATCCTGCCGAGCGAAACGCGCAAGCGCATCTGCCGCAGCCTGGTGATGCTGCGCGAGAAGAAGTTAGACAATCCGTGGCGCAAGCACGGGAACATCCCCCTCTGA
- a CDS encoding acetyl-CoA carboxylase biotin carboxylase subunit, giving the protein MFKKILIANRGEIACRVIKTAKKLGILTVAVYSDADKDARHVELADEAVHIGASPSRESYLQADRIIAACKKTGAEAVHPGYGFLSENEAFARKVEEEGIVFIGPKHHSIAAMGDKIASKKLAKEAKVNTIPGWNDAIETAERAVEIARDVGYPVMIKASAGGGGKGLRVAYNDKDAFEGFTSCRNEARNSFGDDRVFIEKFVEEPRHIEIQVLGDAHGNVIYLNERECSIQRRHQKVIEEAPSPFISDATRKAMGEQAVALAKAVNYQSAGTVEFVVGKDQSFYFLEMNTRLQVEHPVTEAITGLDLVELMIRVAAGEKLPLAQKDVKREGWAIECRINAEDPFRNFLPSTGRLVRFQPPKETMFAADTGHLYGVRVDTGVYDGGEIPMFYDSMIAKLIVHGRDRAHAIAMMREALNGFVIRGISSNIPFQAALLAHPKFVAGDFNTGFIAEHYGKGFHAEDVPHDDPDFLIALAAYVHRRYRARASGISGQLEGHGVKVGEQFVVVSLDVQGQHVHTPVSVTDFHGQTGASVVAVGAHNYKIDSGASLGSIRVEGTVNGRAFVAQVERGAGKNPLALRISHNGTQIETVVLSPLGARLLKLMPYKAPPDLSKFLMSPMPGLLVEVSVQSGQQVQAGEKLAVIEAMKMENVLFATQDGVVGAISAAKGESLSVDQVIMEFA; this is encoded by the coding sequence ATGTTCAAGAAGATCCTGATTGCCAATCGCGGCGAAATCGCCTGCCGCGTCATCAAGACCGCGAAGAAGCTCGGCATCCTCACGGTCGCCGTGTATTCCGATGCCGACAAGGACGCGCGCCACGTCGAGCTTGCGGACGAGGCCGTGCACATCGGCGCCTCGCCGAGCCGCGAGAGCTACCTGCAGGCCGACCGCATCATCGCGGCCTGCAAGAAGACCGGCGCCGAGGCGGTGCATCCCGGCTACGGCTTCCTGTCGGAGAACGAAGCCTTCGCGCGCAAGGTCGAGGAGGAGGGCATCGTCTTCATCGGTCCCAAGCACCATTCGATCGCGGCGATGGGCGACAAGATCGCCTCGAAGAAGCTCGCGAAGGAGGCCAAGGTCAACACGATTCCGGGCTGGAACGATGCGATCGAGACCGCCGAGCGCGCCGTCGAGATCGCCCGGGACGTCGGCTACCCGGTGATGATCAAGGCCTCGGCCGGCGGCGGCGGCAAGGGCCTGCGCGTGGCCTACAACGACAAGGATGCGTTCGAGGGCTTCACCTCCTGCCGCAACGAGGCACGCAACAGCTTCGGCGACGACCGCGTGTTCATCGAGAAGTTCGTCGAGGAGCCGCGCCACATCGAGATCCAGGTGCTCGGCGATGCGCACGGCAACGTGATCTACCTCAACGAGCGCGAATGCTCGATCCAGCGGCGCCACCAGAAGGTGATCGAGGAAGCGCCGTCGCCCTTCATCAGCGATGCCACGCGCAAGGCCATGGGCGAACAGGCCGTGGCACTGGCCAAGGCGGTGAACTACCAGAGCGCAGGCACGGTGGAATTCGTGGTCGGCAAAGACCAGAGCTTCTACTTCCTGGAGATGAACACGCGGCTGCAAGTCGAGCATCCGGTGACCGAGGCGATCACCGGGCTCGACCTGGTCGAGCTCATGATCCGCGTCGCCGCCGGCGAGAAGCTGCCGCTGGCGCAGAAGGACGTGAAGCGCGAGGGCTGGGCCATCGAGTGCCGCATCAATGCCGAGGATCCGTTTCGCAACTTCCTGCCCTCGACCGGCCGGCTGGTGCGCTTCCAGCCGCCGAAGGAGACGATGTTCGCGGCCGATACCGGGCATCTCTACGGCGTGCGCGTGGACACCGGCGTCTATGACGGCGGCGAGATTCCGATGTTCTACGACTCGATGATCGCCAAGCTGATCGTGCACGGGCGCGACCGCGCGCACGCGATCGCGATGATGCGCGAGGCGCTCAACGGCTTCGTGATCCGCGGCATCAGCAGCAACATCCCGTTCCAGGCGGCGCTGCTCGCGCATCCGAAGTTCGTGGCCGGCGATTTCAATACGGGCTTCATCGCCGAGCACTATGGCAAAGGCTTCCATGCCGAAGACGTGCCGCATGACGATCCGGACTTCCTGATCGCGCTGGCGGCCTATGTGCACCGGCGCTACCGTGCGCGCGCCTCGGGCATCAGCGGCCAGCTCGAAGGGCATGGCGTGAAGGTGGGCGAGCAGTTCGTGGTTGTCTCGCTGGATGTGCAAGGCCAGCATGTGCACACGCCCGTCTCGGTGACGGACTTCCACGGCCAGACCGGCGCCAGCGTCGTCGCGGTCGGCGCCCACAACTACAAGATCGACAGCGGTGCATCGCTCGGCAGCATCCGGGTCGAAGGCACGGTCAATGGCCGCGCCTTCGTCGCGCAGGTCGAGCGCGGCGCGGGCAAGAATCCGCTGGCCCTGCGCATCTCGCACAACGGCACGCAGATCGAGACCGTGGTGCTGTCGCCGCTGGGCGCGCGGCTGTTGAAGCTGATGCCCTACAAGGCGCCGCCGGACCTGAGCAAGTTCCTGATGTCGCCGATGCCGGGGCTGCTGGTCGAGGTCTCGGTGCAGTCGGGCCAGCAGGTGCAGGCCGGCGAGAAGCTCGCAGTGATCGAGGCAATGAAGATGGAGAACGTGCTGTTCGCCACGCAGGATGGCGTGGTCGGCGCGATCTCGGCCGCCAAGGGCGAGTCGCTGTCGGTGGACCAGGTGATCATGGAGTTCGCATGA
- a CDS encoding VOC family protein has protein sequence MTTRPFKVLGVQQIAIGGTDKTRLQKLWVEMLGLEVTGTFRSERENVDEDICAIGSGPFKVEVDLMQPLDPDKKPAVHATPLNHVGLWIDDLPKAVEWLAAQGVRFAPGGIRKGAAGFDICFLHPKGNEEFPIAGEGVLIEMVQAPPEVIKAFSALAAG, from the coding sequence ATGACGACACGTCCCTTCAAGGTGCTGGGCGTCCAGCAGATCGCCATTGGCGGTACCGACAAGACCCGTCTTCAGAAGCTCTGGGTCGAGATGCTGGGGCTCGAAGTCACCGGCACGTTCAGGAGCGAGCGCGAGAACGTCGACGAGGACATCTGCGCGATCGGCAGCGGCCCGTTCAAGGTCGAGGTCGATCTCATGCAGCCGCTCGATCCCGACAAGAAGCCCGCGGTGCATGCCACGCCGCTCAATCACGTCGGCTTATGGATCGACGATCTGCCGAAGGCGGTCGAGTGGCTCGCCGCGCAGGGCGTGCGTTTCGCGCCGGGCGGCATCCGCAAGGGCGCGGCCGGCTTCGACATCTGCTTCCTGCATCCCAAGGGCAACGAGGAATTCCCGATCGCGGGCGAAGGCGTGCTGATCGAGATGGTGCAAGCACCGCCCGAAGTGATCAAAGCCTTCTCGGCCCTCGCGGCAGGCTAG
- a CDS encoding LysE family translocator, whose protein sequence is MTTDTLILYALASLALAITPGPTMLLALSNGIAGGMRAAAWGIAGASLGACVLITVVALGLGSLLAASEWLFNAIRIAGVAYLVWLGIKLWRTQPLDLGAMLSSTEPLRGRVAFRRSLTVALSNPKTLLFFAAFLPQFVSIAEPQGPQYLVLGACFVAIDTCVMLGYAGAGTQAVRRLSQRSLQRIHRGCAAGMWALAATLAIWRRPGG, encoded by the coding sequence ATGACGACCGACACGCTGATCCTCTACGCGCTCGCCTCGCTCGCGCTCGCCATCACGCCGGGGCCGACCATGCTGCTCGCGCTGTCCAACGGCATCGCCGGTGGGATGCGGGCGGCGGCATGGGGCATTGCGGGTGCCTCGCTCGGCGCCTGCGTGCTGATCACCGTCGTCGCGCTTGGGCTGGGATCGCTGCTCGCCGCATCGGAGTGGCTGTTCAACGCGATCCGCATCGCCGGTGTCGCCTACCTCGTCTGGCTCGGCATCAAGCTGTGGCGCACCCAGCCGCTCGACCTCGGCGCGATGCTGTCGTCGACAGAACCCTTGCGGGGCCGGGTGGCCTTCCGACGCAGCCTCACGGTCGCGCTGTCGAACCCGAAGACGCTGCTCTTCTTCGCGGCCTTCCTGCCGCAATTCGTCTCGATCGCAGAGCCGCAGGGCCCGCAGTACCTCGTGCTTGGCGCATGCTTCGTCGCCATCGACACCTGCGTGATGCTGGGCTACGCCGGCGCGGGCACGCAGGCAGTGCGCAGGCTGTCGCAACGCAGCCTGCAGCGCATCCACCGCGGCTGTGCGGCCGGCATGTGGGCGCTGGCCGCGACGCTAGCGATCTGGCGCCGTCCCGGTGGCTGA
- a CDS encoding RnfABCDGE type electron transport complex subunit B: MNTPAARILEALPQTQCTRCGYPDCAGYAQAIASGEAGIHQCPPGGAEGVQRLSRLTGQPAQPIDPRFGTEGPRALAVIDEAWCIGCTLCLDACPTDAILGIHKRMHTVIEAHCTGCELCIPACPVDCISLEVATPGRSGWQAWSQAEADHARARYEAHRTRHAKKPSPRSAAASDVPADTMNPSERKRAIVDAALARARAAAASKAKDRKTP; encoded by the coding sequence GTGAACACGCCGGCCGCACGCATCCTCGAGGCCCTGCCGCAGACGCAGTGCACGCGCTGCGGCTACCCGGATTGCGCCGGCTATGCGCAGGCCATCGCTTCCGGCGAGGCTGGCATTCACCAATGCCCACCCGGCGGCGCCGAAGGCGTGCAGCGGCTGTCGCGCCTCACCGGCCAGCCGGCGCAGCCGATCGATCCGCGGTTCGGCACCGAAGGCCCACGCGCGCTGGCCGTGATCGACGAAGCCTGGTGCATCGGCTGCACGCTGTGCCTGGACGCCTGCCCGACCGACGCGATCCTCGGAATCCACAAGCGCATGCATACGGTGATCGAGGCGCACTGCACGGGTTGCGAGCTCTGCATTCCGGCCTGCCCCGTCGACTGCATCTCGCTCGAAGTCGCGACGCCGGGCCGCAGCGGCTGGCAGGCCTGGTCCCAGGCCGAGGCGGATCATGCACGGGCGCGCTACGAAGCCCATCGCACGCGGCATGCGAAGAAGCCATCGCCGCGCAGCGCCGCCGCCTCGGACGTGCCCGCAGACACGATGAATCCCTCGGAGCGCAAGCGGGCCATCGTCGACGCGGCGCTGGCCCGCGCCCGCGCCGCGGCCGCATCGAAGGCCAAGGACAGGAAGACCCCATGA
- a CDS encoding polyhydroxyalkanoate depolymerase: MLYQLYEAQRSLMEPFADFAQAASKLYGQGAVFGQTPMAQRMAAGYDLIYRLGKDYEKPEFGIKTVKVGGDDVVVQESVEIEKPFCELRRFKRFTDDADTLRTLKSQPVVLIVAPLSGHYATLLRDTVRTMLQDHKVYITDWTNARLVPLSEGEFHLDDYVNYIEEFLRHLQSKYGHCHVISVCQPTVPVLAAVSLMASRGEGTPLSMTMMGGPIDARKSPTAVNNLATNKSFEWFENNVIYRVPDNFPGVGRRVYPGFLQHTGFVAMNPDRHASSHYDYFKDLIKGDDASAEAHRKFYDEYNAVLDMDADYYLETIRTVFQQFELVNGTWDVKSADGLLERVRPQDIRSTGLLTIEGELDDISGSGQTRAAHDLCTGVAASNHRHYEVKGAGHYGIFSGRRWRDLVYPEVKAFIAAHDKPQKATTRAAATGEDALKPATAPRRTAVKAALPATRRKASPAAARRPRATAR, encoded by the coding sequence ATGCTCTATCAACTCTATGAAGCGCAGCGCTCCCTGATGGAGCCGTTCGCCGACTTCGCCCAGGCCGCCTCCAAGCTCTATGGCCAGGGCGCCGTCTTCGGGCAGACGCCGATGGCGCAGCGCATGGCCGCCGGATACGACCTGATCTACCGGCTGGGCAAGGACTACGAGAAGCCCGAGTTCGGCATCAAGACGGTGAAGGTCGGCGGCGACGACGTCGTGGTCCAGGAAAGCGTCGAGATCGAGAAACCCTTCTGCGAGCTGCGGCGCTTCAAGCGCTTCACCGACGATGCCGACACGCTCCGCACGCTCAAGAGCCAGCCCGTGGTGTTGATCGTCGCACCGCTGTCGGGCCACTACGCGACGCTGCTGCGCGACACGGTACGCACCATGCTGCAGGACCATAAGGTCTACATCACCGACTGGACCAACGCGCGCCTGGTGCCGCTGTCCGAAGGCGAATTCCACCTCGATGACTATGTCAACTACATCGAGGAATTCCTGCGCCACCTGCAATCGAAATACGGCCACTGCCATGTGATCAGCGTCTGCCAGCCCACCGTGCCGGTGCTGGCTGCGGTGTCGCTGATGGCCAGCCGCGGCGAAGGGACGCCGCTGTCGATGACCATGATGGGCGGCCCGATCGATGCGCGCAAATCGCCCACAGCCGTCAACAACCTGGCGACGAACAAGAGCTTCGAGTGGTTCGAGAACAACGTGATCTACCGCGTGCCCGACAACTTCCCGGGCGTCGGCCGCCGTGTCTACCCGGGCTTCCTGCAGCACACCGGCTTTGTCGCGATGAACCCGGACCGCCATGCCAGCAGCCACTACGACTACTTCAAGGACCTGATCAAGGGCGACGACGCGAGCGCCGAAGCCCACCGCAAGTTCTACGACGAATACAACGCCGTGCTCGACATGGATGCGGACTACTACCTCGAGACCATCCGCACGGTGTTCCAGCAGTTCGAACTCGTGAACGGCACCTGGGACGTGAAGAGCGCCGACGGCCTGCTCGAGCGCGTGCGCCCGCAGGACATCCGCTCGACCGGCCTTCTGACCATCGAAGGCGAGCTGGACGACATCTCCGGCTCCGGCCAGACCCGCGCCGCGCACGACCTGTGCACGGGCGTCGCCGCGTCGAACCATCGGCACTACGAGGTCAAGGGCGCAGGCCACTACGGCATCTTCAGCGGACGCCGCTGGCGCGATCTCGTCTATCCGGAGGTGAAAGCCTTCATCGCCGCGCACGACAAGCCGCAAAAGGCCACCACCCGCGCGGCAGCCACCGGCGAGGACGCGCTCAAGCCCGCGACGGCGCCCCGGCGTACCGCCGTCAAGGCGGCGCTACCAGCCACGCGCAGGAAGGCATCCCCGGCAGCGGCCCGCCGGCCCCGCGCGACCGCGCGCTGA
- a CDS encoding amino acid aminotransferase, with protein MSMFTAVEMAPRDPILGLNEQYAADSNPNKVNLGVGVYYDDNGKLPLLACVQKAEQDMMKAPTARGYLPIDGIAAYDNAVKGLVFGIDSEPVKSGRVATIQGLGGTGGLKVGADFLKRLAPDAKVLISDPSWENHRALFTQAGFKVESYPYYDAAKRGIDFDGMLGALKAAPAGTIVVLHACCHNPTGYDITAAQWDQVVAAVKANKLTAFLDMAYQGFGYGLEEDGAAIGKFVDAGLTFFVSTSFSKSFSLYGERVGALSVLCENKEEAARVLSQLKTAIRANYSNPPTHGGAVVAAVLGNAELRALWEKELGEMRVRIKAMRQKLVDGLKAAGVKEDMSFITTQIGMFSYSGLSKAQMVRLREEFGVYGTDTGRMCVAALNSKNIDYVCQSIAKVL; from the coding sequence ATGTCAATGTTCACCGCCGTCGAGATGGCGCCGCGCGACCCGATCCTGGGCCTCAACGAGCAATATGCCGCCGACAGCAATCCCAACAAGGTCAACCTCGGCGTCGGCGTGTACTACGACGACAACGGCAAGCTGCCGCTGCTGGCATGCGTGCAGAAGGCCGAACAGGACATGATGAAAGCGCCCACCGCGCGCGGCTACCTGCCGATCGACGGCATCGCGGCCTACGACAACGCGGTCAAGGGGCTGGTGTTCGGCATCGACAGCGAACCGGTCAAGTCCGGCCGCGTGGCCACCATCCAGGGCCTGGGCGGCACCGGTGGCCTCAAGGTCGGCGCCGACTTCCTCAAGCGACTCGCACCCGACGCCAAGGTGCTGATCAGCGACCCGAGCTGGGAAAACCATCGCGCGCTCTTCACGCAGGCCGGCTTCAAGGTCGAAAGCTACCCCTACTACGACGCAGCGAAGCGCGGCATCGACTTCGACGGCATGCTGGGCGCGCTGAAGGCTGCGCCGGCCGGCACCATCGTCGTGCTGCATGCCTGCTGCCACAACCCGACCGGCTACGACATCACGGCCGCGCAATGGGACCAGGTGGTCGCCGCCGTCAAGGCGAACAAGCTGACCGCCTTCCTGGACATGGCCTACCAGGGCTTCGGCTATGGCCTCGAGGAAGACGGCGCTGCGATCGGCAAGTTCGTCGACGCGGGCCTGACCTTCTTCGTCTCGACCTCGTTCTCCAAGAGCTTCAGCCTCTACGGCGAACGCGTCGGCGCGCTGTCGGTGCTGTGCGAGAACAAGGAAGAGGCCGCGCGCGTGCTGAGCCAGCTCAAGACCGCGATCCGCGCCAACTACAGCAACCCGCCGACGCACGGTGGCGCGGTGGTCGCGGCGGTGCTGGGCAATGCCGAACTGCGCGCGCTGTGGGAAAAAGAGCTCGGCGAGATGCGCGTGCGCATCAAGGCCATGCGCCAGAAGCTGGTCGACGGCCTCAAGGCAGCCGGCGTGAAGGAGGACATGAGCTTCATCACCACGCAGATCGGCATGTTCAGCTATTCGGGCCTCAGCAAGGCGCAGATGGTGCGCCTGCGCGAGGAGTTCGGCGTCTACGGCACCGACACCGGCCGCATGTGCGTCGCCGCGCTCAACAGCAAGAACATCGACTACGTTTGCCAGAGCATCGCCAAGGTTCTCTGA